In Papaver somniferum cultivar HN1 chromosome 9, ASM357369v1, whole genome shotgun sequence, the genomic stretch AGATAACATCATGTCACAATAGAAATCAACTTTAGTGTACAAATCATGCTGGTTATAGTGGCACTTCATTACAATTCAGATGCCTACAGAGGAAGAAAACTAAGACATTGCCGCATTGTGTCAAGTTATTTTAATTGTTATTATAGCGAGTTATCAGTACATTTTGCATATGCGAAGCGACGTGTGTCAAGTTATTTTAATTGTTATTATAGCGAGTTATCAGTACATTTTGCATATGCGAAGCGACGTAAAGGTTTTCCCACTCTCTATTCAATATTAAATGTTTATACGACTATCTGTGTCTTGGTACAGGTTGAAAGAGAGAGGAACCTCCTGAAAACCAAGATACTTGAATTTGAAAACTTATTGCGTAATCCTTATGTGATATCAAATGCTGTTACTGCTGGACCAAGCTCATTTCCTACAACCAATCTCAGTGCTCCACCATTGAATGTTCAGACTAATGTGCCTCCTACAGTCTCAAGTTTTAGCCAACTCGGCACTTCTTTGGGACCCAtcctaaggcatgccaacctacTCGATGTCGCGTTTTGAAATTTGGTAGATCTTTGACGAATTATTATCTCCTTCGGATTTCACTCGTGTGTTTTGGTTACTGTTTTACAGCAAACCTGCACCGCCGAATATGACATTTGGGCAACCAAGTGTATTCCACAACCCCAGCCAAAATATGGGTGGATTTGGGAATAGCAACTCAATTTTTAGGAACCAAGGTATATCATTTGCCTTTTTATGCTAATTTAAAGGTTTTGTCTGTCTTCTCATTTCTAGTTGTACTGCAACAACATCAGGTGGCCAAAAATCGATGCAGCCATTTGAAAGTGGTACCAGCATTTCCAAGTTCAACAGTGGTTTTGGGAGTAGAGGAAACAATCCATCCACAGTTCCCTTTCCACCAACATCACAGCTCCCAAGTTCTTCTAGTAATCAGTCACCCTTTACATCTAGTACATCTAGATCTCCAGTGCCCAGTATGCTTGGACAAGCATCTATGTGAGATTTGCCTCTATCTTTTTGTTTGTCAATTTTGTTTCGCTGTCTATATCTGTAAAGGAGGCGTTGTTGATTTCAAGTTTTAAATGATTATTTCTGATTTACTTGGATGTTAAATAACTGAACTCTGAAGTTTCTCGTTACTTCTGGGATGTCAGGAAAACAGGAGGTGTTTCTGTGAATTCGTCTATTTGGTCGAAGGAGGAGTGGACTCCTGGAGAGGTGACAAATCAACCCTTCTCCTATTTATTGAGATTTCATGGCAGTTATGATTTGCAAATTCCTTTGTTAATGATCaaaaattagaaaatataaatGGATAAATTTGTATGGAATTTTATGAAATCTGGTGTTATGTTGCTATGCAGATACCAGAAGAAGCACCTCCTGCTGAATACATATATTGATTCATCCAGAACTGCTCGGAAAGGGGAACCTTGTTGGAAACATGTTTGTTGTATATACTCGACATACTTAGTCATATGCTTGTTGGTCTTCTCTTTGTTGTATATACTCGACATACTTATTCATCTGCTCGTTGGTCTTCTCACAAACCAGGAAGCTTTCCCCTGAATTCCAGTGGAAAACAAAATCCCTAGGCCAGCCCCCACATGATAGAATCGTAAAATTCCAACTTTACGTCACATTGAAATGGTTGTGAAATTTCATTTCATgtggatttttgatgattttggttGCTTAATATGCATACAAATTTGCTCCTATCGGTGACGAGAAAAGAATGTTATGGTGCAGTAAATAGAAAAGGAGAAAACTAGGGTTGATGAAGAGTTCTTTAGTTAACTGAAATAGAtttcaataataataaaaactgCCTGCAAAAGAGTTGCATAAGCCTACTAGGGATTCCAGGCTAAAAATCTTACAAGATTGCTAATGGAGGTGTACCAAAATGCATATAGgacaaaagcttcggttgatctttgcAGTTGAAAAAGCTTAGTGCCGGCATGGTTGTAGTACAAATACAATGCCGGCAGCATCCATATAGGTATGGTATTCATGTTACAGCCATGCGGCCAATAATATCCCCCACCACATTTTAAAATGCATGTCGGCATTGTCTCCAACCAAAAACACTGGGCTGATAGGAAAGTTAATTCTCCGACCAAAAACACTGGGCTGATGGGAAAGTTAATTCTCCAACCAaaagttaattttgatgtattagcAGCCTTGGAATCCTAGGATTTCCTAGATAAGAATCCTAAATAAAGATACTGTAAATCCTAGCAAAAAATCATCAAACTCGgctgaaaaaagagaaagaaaattaattatgCTCCTGCGTCACTACAGTGATTGAGAAAAAGCCTAGCTAATTTTCAGATTTCAAAGCCATTATGTTTTGTTCTTTTTAAGTCTTTTAACCCATCCAagtcgaaaatatcatttgttgTAAATGTTGTTGAGTTTTCGGGTTACCACACCCTTGCGCATTCGATGCAACAATTTTCACGGTTTAAAGAACAAAAAGCTACTATTGAGCAACTTACCAATTACTAACTAAATCAGGTATTTATAGATGCTATCAAGATCAAAGTCTAACAAGTTTTCAGAGTTGACAATATTATCTAGATCACAGTGAATTAGAACCAGATAACAGACAGTCtcaaaaaacttaaaacaaaAACAAGGTGCAAAGAAACAGTTAACTGTGGATGATAActgtagtggcataaaaccacacaccaCATTCAACGAAGTAGAAGATGATTCaacacaaagtgaagatacacaacaaatgtagacacaaggatatacgtggctcggtatgattacctacgtccacggggtgaaaggatgaatgttattattgcTCTTCTTTGATTACAAGTTGTTCTCTCCCTCTCAAGTGGTGAAGCTCTCACAACTCAAGTATGATGACTTGTTCCTCTCTCCTTTCTtaacctgcctctctctctcgacctacccttatatttataggccaaggtcgacatacaacagaattacaatgttggtcacactACATCAATTTAGCTGTTCCCTATCAGACCTTcactgctcgcccgactttctggtttgactgatagttcttcacccgaggccgagtcttaatcgtctggttaacacgatgtcgcccttctttcttatcgttcctttgtttgaccatcttccttcgtctgaccgagtgctttctggttgttcgcccgacctgtcagaggataagggtcacgtcacatccgaaaactattgggccatcacgtccgacccacgtgatacctcgctctttgcgccgtttggtactatcttgtgcttcgccgctctttgttctttggtgtatcacagcttaggatcttgccacctagccctgtggattatctacacctacatttatgccccttctttcgctcgtgtgcttggcacgagggaaagaaaatcgCTCCACCTTACCACGTCCTCGTGCATGCCGAGAATTCCGCCATGCAGTCTCCCGctaattctccctttatgacttGTAACCGTTGCTGTCGGTTGAGGCGTcgcaccctataaatacccaccTTCATGTTCTCTTTCCTTTGCTCGCCATTTTTCAGAGAAACCAAGTGatgttcttcttttttcctttccTCCCATTTTACCGACGCCATTAATTCCGGTGATTCCCTTATCTTCTCCGTCTTCGGGTTTGCTGTTTTTGTTGGTGAGGTTTGCGACAGTCGTGGTTAGTTCTTCCTTATGCTTCTCTCTTCACCAACGTTCGTATCTCTCCGTTCGCTTTCTGCCATGGCTACTTCTTCTCCGTCAATGACTGAAAAAAGGTGTGTGATTGATACCTTCTCCGAGGGCGATGCTGTTTCTCTTGATTCCCTGTTTTGGCTTGAGAGTCCTTCCCATCACGATTATCGCGCTATAAATTCCCTTTTCCCTGATgattctccttctttttcatgtAGGTCTGATAAGAGGGCCTCTAAAGATTTGTCGAATGATGAGTTCATTGAACATTTGAAGGAAGAATTTGGTCTTCAAAACTACGAGGTGACCCTAGTGTCGGGCCAaacgggtgtgttgaggaagtcaGATGTCGATAGGTATGAGCAGTCATCCGAGGCAGTCATCGTTACTCGTGGGAAATTATAACTCGGTCTTCGCTTTCCTTTGTACAACCCTGCTAGCCCTTTCTACTATGAGGTGTTATCGCAGCTGCGTCCGCCTCGGGCCTTGACCTAGTGGAATGGCAACACTTTTCGCCTGATGAATGAGTGGAGAGACCGAGGCGAGGGTCATGGATCTATGGACGATTGGTCGACCTATAGGCCTGAAGATGCTCCCAATTATACTTCTTCCAATTTCATTGTGAACTATCGGAGCGGGACATCTACCAATGGCGACCTTGCTGGTTTTGCTGCCAGCCCTCATCGTCTGAAGTCTATGCCTGAGGGTGTTGAACGATTGATGCTGGATGCTGATCCCCTTGGGAGAGGTTCCAAAAAGCGTGCTCTCCACACCCATGACCCATACTGGGACCGGGTTCCACTACTTGTTCGCGCccaaattttgcatggtagcttCCCTCCTCCTCAGTTTCCTGCGGAGCCTTATTCATTCTGGGTGATTAACGATGACAgggtatgttgttttctttccattttctttgatTCCTGTTGTATCGGCTTAGTGTATTGATTACTTTCTTGTCGTAGTTTAAGCCTCAGAGCGAGTCTACTAAATCGGCTTCTATTTCCAAGAAGAGGAGCGTTGGCACAAGGGTCGAGGAAGACCAGGGAAAGGTAACAAACATATAGATTTTATTataagtacatgtacttgcccctgttttttccttcacgtgttctgacgctgaaccttgtgcagaaattccctaggcgcgaggatgaagatgttggagggtccgatactgttggtggtgaaggtttgGTTCCAAGGCGTAATCCTCCTCGGCGAAAGGTGGCGGCGAAGGGAGTGGTGCTGAAAAGCTCGAACGTTGTGATCGACAtccccgatcaagatgatgagggCGATATATTCGGGGACGAGCAGCTGTTTGATGAGGATGCTGGTGGTCAGAAAGAAAGGGAGGTTCCTGTGGAAACTGCTATTTTGACTCCTATCGTGCAGCCTGGAGCTCAGGGGCAGACCCAAACATCGCTCCAAAAGCTTCCCCAGAAGGATGTTGGGTCTCCCTCGGGTGTTCATACATCCTTTACCATATCGGGACCTATGTGTGATTCTCTTGGTGTATTACACTCGGAGGAGTTCAGCTCCTATACTGATGAGCAGATGATTGTTGTCGTGCCCCTGTATCATGACATTGCGCCGATCTTTGATAATCTGGTAAGTGGTTTATTTGAACTCTTCATTTTGATGTTATCGGACCTTACTAATCTCGTCTTAGGATGGAATTTGTAGGCGTTGAATCGGTCGAGGTTGGAGGCTGCACTCCGCCGACAAGAGATTAGGAAGTTGGAGGCTGCTCTTCAGCAGGAGAAGGAACGATCTCGTGATCTGGAGATCAAACTCGCCGAAGCGCAAGGTATATTGTTTACatagttgtgttgattgagttcttcgtacCAATGTCCTGATCAATTATTGTTAttctagccgaaatatctagtataaatctagacgcttcttcggagtataggcttatgaagagaaaatgggatatcgagaaagatcttGTGGAGAATCTTCGACAACGAATTTCCAATAAGTATGGGAAGATAGACCGACAGGAAGCCGAGATCCAGCAACTTCAAGAGGAATTGGACATATATCGCCTGTTTGAGTATGTCCCCGAGGGGATAGATAACTTATGGGCTCGCTTGGGCATGTTTCAAAGACTTGCTGGTGATAAAATGTTACTAGCCGATAATCTGGAGAATCAAAATGGTTCCCTTAGGCTTCAAAATCGAGATTTTCATGAAGATCGGCgacgaattttgagggaaaaagCTGTGGACGAACAGTCCAACCGAGATCTTCTTGAAAGAACCAAGGGTTTCGATAAGCTGTCCAGTGAACTAGAGTGGACCCAAGCCCAGTTATCGATGCTACAATTGTCCGATAATCGTCAGAGGGCCGAGTGGAGCGACCACAAGAAATATTGCCCTTCGAATGAATTCAAtgaacaatactataatgagttaaATTTGAAGCTTTCTAAGGCCGAGGATGAGTTGTCCAAGTATGTGGAGTCGTTAGAATCTGTGTTGTCAACCCTATCAGTTCTCTGGAGTGCATGCTGgggtggccttaagaccgagttaatttgttttttttttactccGTGTTCTGCTATATTCCGTGTTTAACATGCTTATAATGTTTTGTGGACGAGAGAAACGCTCATCAGAGCGAGCTTGCTGAGGCGATCAAGGCTGGTGTAAACGAGTACATCTCGCAAAAGCGCCGCGAGGTTGCTCAGAGGAAGGGAGGGGCCGGTGCTTTTCCACCCAGGAGTTGATCACGCCTTTTGTAGTGCTGCGCCACTAATTTTCCCTTTGTTGCGGGTTGTAATTAGTTTGAACACTTGACCCATGCTTCTTTGAACAACTTATTTGAATGGGGTGCTGCGTCGCCaagcttgtttttcttttttattttccttgacaatTTCCGCCTTTATCATTCTGTTGACGCTGTTTAATTTTATGGTTGCTATCTTGTTGTTTGTGCTCCGTATCTGCATTTGATGTCACATGCATTAGTATTAGTgccttttctgtcgaacacactcaacaaggagggtcatcgggcccgatgccatgtcccagccgaggtatctcatcactatcttttagattcagtgAAAGGGTTTTAGTCGTCCTAGTTCTAGGCCCGataatcccgagtggttatcgaccaaccaaatcgggcaagtggtcacggccacctgcgatgggggtaacctttcagatttaagtaggttacctagctgagaagaaatcgtatcttaacaacctttggtatctggcttccaaccaccagtacccttaggctacctcggcatttgcacactgccactgcccgGAGTATCGAATATccagtcgactgtaagtcacctcggcactgcCACACTGGATTTGCCCCGAGTcaaatgaccattcgagtgtaagtcacctcggcacttcctcactggcttttccccgagtacgaatgaccattcgagtgtaagtcacctcggcacttcctcactggattcgccccgagtacgaatgaccattggtcgctcatctcatatttcctacccctcgcggttttaaagaaatgaatgacaagtatgtttacctgtttctctcgaacccctcatgggtaatagagttccagatgttgagcgttccacggttttaactcgggtttgccgtctggtttgagtaatcgataagctccctcgccagctttatacacgattgtgtatggtcctccccacCTTGTCGCTAGTTTACCGCCCTTTTTGTCACGTTCCCAATCGGCTATATATTTCAACACTAACTGCCCCGGTTGAAAATCTCTTGGTCGAACTCttttgttgtattctcgttgtaatctcctttggtaattctccattttttgcaacACCATCTCTcttgtttcctccaagtcatcgagcttggccAATATTAGATCTGCCGATATGTTTTGCCTCCAGGATTCAgttcttgtggtgggtatcattgcttcagttggtagtatcgcttcggttccacaggtcagcatgaaaggtgatagccatgttgcttcccttcgagtggttcgataggcccataaaacattgtagaaTTCTTCGCACCAATTACCGTATTCtccatctaattttttcttcatattgtcggcgatagttttgtttgtgatctcggtctgcccattactttgagggtatatgggggtagccttgctttttctgatgttgtaggtgttaaatagtaggtcgatgttttctccctggaactgttttccattatccgagacgatggccgccggtactccgaaacgacatatgatgtgctcccaaatgaacctgaagacgtccttgtcacggatatgtctcagtggtgccgcctccacccatttagtgaagtaatccgtcgctactattaagtattttctctgccccgatcccacatgtaatggtcccacgatatcgatcccccactttgcgaagggccaggggcttactaccgagtttagagttattgatggtgcatgtatcttcttaccaaaccgctggcattcttcgcaagcTTGCGCCATTTGTTTTGCATCATCGTTCATATACGGCCAGAAGTATCCCATCGTTTTCGCTTTCGCTGACAGACTTCGTCCCGAGCTGTGATTTCCGGCTGCTCCATAGTGTAGTTCATTCAAGATTGTCTGGCCTTCTTCCTTACTTAAGCATCTTAAGAGTGGTCCCCGCTATGATTTCCTGTATAGGATTCCGTCTCTTAGCTCGTAAGCGGTCGATTTTCTTTTCactttgttgatctcgggtcgccCCTTGGGTAACTCACCTGTCTCCAATTACGAATGAATCGGCTTTCTCCAATCTCCGTCCGGATATCTGTCGGCCGTGTTGATAGCCACGTCGACGTGCACCTCGGGTTTCTTTGGTATAGATGGGGCGAGGAGTCTCATGACACGAATACCCTCCACACTTGGGCCTGTGATATGGGATGAAATATATGCCAATGCGTCCAAGTTTCGATtatcttttctgcatatgtggctaaatttgatgctggggatctggtcgatatagaattgggcgagctcccagtacttctgcaaaatcgggtcgtggatggcgtatttgcctgtgatttgtcggatcaccaactgcgagtcgctagttagtcttacatcttgtaggcccatctcgacgattaatctcagggcgtgaatcgcagcttcgtactcggtgacgttgtttgtcgccttaaattccaatctaaatgaatggaccatttttcgtccctttggtgtggtaaagactatcctaagtcccgatccatctttgttcgacgctccatcgatgaatacttcccaacgtgatgggatacttgcttcgagtaagtcgtccgggtcttctcgatcttcttccattCCGGGTATGTCCTCGACCTCATCTTCGTCGCTTAGTGGAAAATCTGCCAAGAAATCTTCCACTACTTGTGCCTTCACTGCTGTCCTCATTTCGTAGAATACATTGAACTGTTTAATTTGCGCCCTCATTTGGAGATCCTTCTAGATCGGCCTGCATTGTCCAGTACCGCCTCAATAGGTGATTTTGTGAGCACGCGGATCCGAAGAGTTTGGAAATACGTCCTTAGCTTCAGGGTGGCGAAATCTAGCGCTAGAATCATCTGTTCcatccttgtataatttttctcggccggacttaatgttttgctgatgaagtaaacaggcttttcctcgctcccttcatttcgaactaagactgcactgatggcatatgaagttgctccgaggtataatgtgaggacctccgatggctcgggtctttgtaatactggaagacttgcaagatgtagcttaatattctgaaacgcctcctcacaggcgtccgtccatttgaatttctctccctttttaagaGTGCTAAAGAAATCCTTGCATTTGTCGGACGACCGAGATATGAATCGCCCCAATGCTGCTATACTTCCGTTCATCTTTTGTACGTCTTTTATTGTGGCTGGTGACGGCACCTCGAGGATGGCTCTGACTTTCTCGGGATCTGCTTCTATCCCctttggagtgatgatatatcccaaaaatttgcccgatgtgacccaaaaatcgcatttggtcgggttaactttcattttatattctctcatcgtTCGAAAAATTTCCCGCAGGTCTCGGATGTGATTCTTGGCTAGGCGACTTTTTAGTAGCATATCGTCGACATAGACCTCAATAGTGTTGTGGATATGGTCTTCAAACATGTCGCCCACCAACCTATGATATGTGGCGGCTGCATTCTTCAGCCCAAACGGCATCTTGGTGGAGCAGTATAGGCCCCTTGCTGTGAAGAAggaggtgtgttcttgatcctcgggagccaGCGGGATCTGGTTATACCCTGCGTATCCGTACATCAACGTTAGTGCCTCGTACCCCACTATTgattccaccagttgatcgatacttgggagagggaaactgtccttcggacaagctttgttcaggtcgctaaagtcgatgcagattctgactcctccttttctctttggtaccacgaccatgttaGATATTCACTGTGGGTAGTGCGATTTCCTAATTATTCCCGATTATGTAACTTCTTTAGATCCTTCTCGACGGCCGTCTGTAATTCTGGCGCGACtcgcctcatcttttgtcggacCGGTTTGAAGCTTGGGTCGATCTTTAAATGGTGACAGCACACCTCCGGGTCTATTCCCTCCATATCGTGCACGCCCCATGCGAACGCGTCCATGTTCTCCTTTAGCACCTCCATGAGCTGGTTTGTTTGCTCGTCTGATAGTAACGACCCGATCCTCACTATCCTTGGTTCTTCTATAGTTCCCAAATTAATATCCCGAGTGGGTTCTACGGCCgagaagtttggttttggttcCTTCATCGGTGTCGTCTTCTTTAATTGCTATGAAGGTTCACTTCCTTGTGTTTCGTACGCCATGACCGCCTGCGAAATAACTTTTTCCAAGTCCTCTGCCGCTTTGGCTTCTTTAGCCTTGTTCTTCTCTCTCCTTTGTCGTGCTCGCCGCTCCTCATTTATTTGGGCATCGACCTGCATGCACTGTCGGGCTGCATGTGAATCTCCCACGACCTCAGCTATACCCTTGTACGTTGGGAATCGTAGCCTCTGATGATAAGCcgatgccactcctttgattctCGCGATCCACGATCTCCCGATAATAGCTTCATAGAGCGAGGCGACATCGACCACACAGAATGTAGTTAACGTATCTAGGTAACCACCTCCACCCGATACCCTTAGGGTTACTTCGCCCTTTGGGATGGTCACGGTCCCATTAAAACCGTAGATACGATATGTCGATGGGACGAGTATATCATCTGACAACTCCATCCTCTTGAACGTGTCGTAGAAGAGTACTTCGGCTGAGCTCCCACTATCCactagtatccttcttacccccAATTCCTCAATCAGCAGGCTGATAACCAAGGGATCACTGTGAGCTTGGCCGTTCATCAGGACATCCTGAGCCGAGAAAAAGATGGGTCACAACATCCAGGGTTCCATCGGCAAAGCTTTTGCTACACTGAAAATTTCCTTCCCATTATGATCCCTCTTGTGGATTCTAGACATGATTCCAGGATTCAGATTGTACGCTTGAGTGGACGAATGCGAAATCATGTTGACAAACTGCGTGGATCTGTCGATCCTGACCTGGTGGACGGGTGCATCGGGCGCTGCGGTCATCTGGGCCGGGTGTCGGACGAACTGTCTCAGGTAACCGTCTTGAATAAGATGTTGCATGATGTCTTTTATTTCTCGGCAATTATTGGTAGAGTGGCCTCGATATTGATGATAATGGCAATACTCTGGGTGATCCTTGGTCTCCTCGAACTGTATCCCTCTTGAAgctgggtatatgatgtcactcATTTTATCgacctctttgaagatttcttctagtggagcaTTCAAAGGGGTGTATGTTCTCGCCTGGTGCCTCGACCTCTTTCCATTAGCTAACCATTCCTTCTTCCCATTTCCTCGCGTAGGTGGGCTCGGTCTCTTCTCGGCCGACGTTGAACATCGACCGATGTCGACTCGGTCGCCGCACTAGCCTCTTGCACTCCCCTATCCCTCGATTCCTCCTGAATTTCTTCTAGGGCGATGAAATTCTCTTcattttcctcatttctttcaatgTCTGTGGTTTTTCAGTAAACATGGCTATCCAGATGGGATTCGACCTCCCAAGTGCGTTTTCGAACCCGAATATCTGCTGGTCGACTGGTACTTTCCCAATTTCTGTACACAAATTTCTCCATCTATCGGTCAATGATCTGAGAGGTTCTCTGAACCGTCGGGTCAAGGTGAATAACCTGTTGACCCTGGGCCGAGGTCTGCTGTTGTGCATGTATGTTTCAaggaaggcttcgactagagtctcaTAACTGTCGACTGTTCCTGGTGCGAGGTTGTAGAACCATTTCCTTGCCTCGCCTTCCAAGCTTGCAGGGAAGAACTTGcacattaccacctcatggtttttccattgtattagggacattgtgtacatcttcaaatgctcaacTGCGTCTCCTGTGCCATCGAACCTTGATGGGAAGGTGGGGAGCGTGCACTTAGGTGGGAAGGCCCTTAGTTCTAGCTCTTGGGTGAAAGGGGTCCTCTCGGCCTCGCTTATGACCTCGGCGAGCTTATCTTCTTCGCCGGTTCCTGATAACTTCCTTATCTTTTCCTCTAACTCTCTTAACTTGGCTTCAGTCGCATTGTCGGACCTTGTGTTTCTCTGTTGATTATTCCTCTCATGCCTTTCTTCGTCTGTCGATGAATCCTCGGGTGGACCGTCTCTTCCGATAGGTGGTGTTGGGGGTGGTCCTGATCAACCAGAATTGCTTGGTCCTACTGCAGGTGGTACCTTCCCGATTCGGCCTCGGTGTCCCGATGTCCCTCGGCTAGAAGATCCTCTCGACCTCGACCTTAAGT encodes the following:
- the LOC113311892 gene encoding uncharacterized protein LOC113311892, whose protein sequence is MTAPPPAHLGHPNGHSSHESTDPTLLAILEIQRRQEADLRGLQQRNLALEFENYQLRNLRSRSRGSSSRGTSGHRGRIGKDVLMNGQAHSDPLVISLLIEELGVRRILVDSGSSAEVLFYDTFKRMELSDDILVPSTYRIYGFNGTVTIPKGEVTLRVSGGGGYLDTLTTFCVVDVASLYEAIIGRSWIARIKGVASAYHQRLRFPTYKGIAEVVGDSHAARQCMQVDAQINEERRARQRREKNKAKEAKAAEDLEKVISQAVMAYETQGSEPS
- the LOC113314288 gene encoding zinc finger CCCH domain-containing protein 16-like, with product MNRKKELCTHFLRGSCRFGDRCNFLHANQQQSKPNNPFGFGSQSSNTNQQQQKPNPFGFGTQSNSQLNVQSDFGSKNQNQFKPFDNKWNRSSSTASTNPAQPRKDDKQTQLATHKCTDPELCKRQIAEDFQQERPLWKLTCYGHCKDRPCDIVGDISYEEIRAAAYDDAKRGLPLPSIVERERNLLKTKILEFENLLRNPYVISNAVTAGPSSFPTTNLSAPPLNVQTNVPPTVSSFSQLGTSLGPILSKPAPPNMTFGQPSVFHNPSQNMGGFGNSNSIFRNQGGQKSMQPFESGTSISKFNSGFGSRGNNPSTVPFPPTSQLPSSSSNQSPFTSSTSRSPVPSMLGQASMKTGGVSVNSSIWSKEEWTPGEIPEEAPPAEYIY